TTCTCCTAATGGAAAGTTTAGTGAAACTGTGATTCAAGAAGTGGTTAGAATGGTTTCTGTTAACATATTCAGAACCTTGAATCCTCAACCGCGCGAGAATAAAGTTATTGATGCGTTAGacttggaggaagaagagccTTCTATGGATCCTACTTGGCCTCACTTGCAGCTTGTCTATGAAATTCTCCTGCGGCTTATTGCTTCACCAGAGACAGACACCAAGCTGGCTAAGAAATACATTGACCAATCTTTTGTCTCAAGGTTACTTGATTTATTTGATTCAGAGGATcctagagaaagagattgtcTTAAGACCGTTCTACATCGCATCTACGGTAAATTTATGGTTCATCGTCCTTTCATAAGGAAATCCattaataacattttctaTCGGTTTGTTTTCGAGACTGAGAAACACAATGGGATTGCTGAGTTTCTAGAGATTTTGGGAAGTATCATCAATGGATTTGCTCTGCCGCTTAAAGACGAGCATAAAGTGTTTTTGGTTAGAGCTTTGGTACCTCTTCACAAACCGAAAAGCTTGCAAATGTATCATCAGCAATTGTCTTATTGTATCACACAGTTTGTGGAAAAAGATTGCAAACTCGCTGATACGGTTATAAGGGGACTACTCAAGTCTTGGCCTGTCACAAATAGTTCCAAAGAAGTCATGTTTCTAAACGAGCTAGAGGAAGTATTAGAAGCAACTCAACCACCTGAATTCCAACGGTGTATGGTCCCATTGTTTCGCCAAGTTGCTCGGTGTTTGAACAGTCTCCATTTTCAGGTAATTGTATTTTCCTTTGGTTTGCTAATTCTGTGAATCATGAATGATGGGAACAATTCTTACAAGATTGAAATGCGTGATATTTTGATTGAATCCATAAGAACAAAGCTTTGTGATTATTTCGAAAGCTTGAATCTTTGTATAAGCAAGCtcaagaaagaacaaaaaggttgagactttttttattttgttttgcaggttGCAGAAAGAGCTTTGTTCTTATGGAACAACGATCATATCGAGAATCTAATAATGCAGAACCGGAAAGTTATTCTTCCAATCATATTCCCTGCATTGGAGAGAAACACTCAGAAGCATTGGAACCAAGCTGTTCATAGCTTGACGTTGAATGTGCAGAAGATCTTTAATGACATTGATGCAGAGTTGTTTAAGGATTGTCTTGCTAAGTTtagagaagatgaatcaaAAGAAGCTGAAATTGGCGCAAAACGTGAGGCAACGTGGAAACGGTTGGAAGAAATTGGtaatcaaaagcaaaagagttCATTGTAAGATGTTTTAGTTGTAGAGACAGAGGTTTTGTTCTGTATTTTCTCGTTTTTTACTACATTGGAAAAttgggtttgtttttcttactctCCAGAAAAACTTAGTGAGAAAAAAGTTTCAGATTCGTTTTCTTTGAAGAGATTGCAAATATTAAAGATCGTTGTTTTCTAAAGCTTGCTAATGGGTTCCAAATTATACAGCAGAGTAAGCaaggttttagttttagatatgagATATGGAAATAAGGAACACCTCTTCCATAAGAAAGATAGTTTTAAATTGAAGAGTATGATCTTGTTTGTTGAAGGTTCGCTAGATTTTgtaatggtttttgtttttgagaaactCATTCTTACcgattcaagtttttttttttaaagtgaTTTTCCTCTAAAGTTGAGAGGCTATAGTTTTTGGAAGATTTTAACCATTCTCAATCATGATCACTTTGGTATTTgacagaacaaaaaacaaaacaaaaaactcagtAACAATCTAAAACAATTCATcatcttatttaatttcttttcttattgcaaaatccaaaaatattcaaaacccCACAACTTATAGTATAGTCCAAAGTCCAAACCCAAAACTTAGAGTTTAAGTTGTTTTTCATTCTGTTTTTGTCTATATGACAAATCTTTTGattcatattaatttatcaaataacaattaattcatcaaaagcaaatatgaaaatatatgaaaagaattttatttttattagcgttagaaaaaaaagtttaggcCAACATGAAAAATTAATTGCGTTAGCTACGAGATTACAACTAACATCACCAACATAGAGTTAAGTGATTATTGCATTGTCATCACACGGTATTCCTTGATAGAATGGTTAACTTGAGGTTAAAAGAAACTATCTTTGAGGACAAAGTAAAATGTTAGGAAATTGCGTGGAAATAGAACttgcttttaaaatccaaaaactaattaaaactaCCACAACTTATAGTATAATCATAGCTTCAATTTAGTAAAAGTGAAGGTTGGAGCTTAAACTTGaagttaattttgtttgtgtcgGTACGTGTTCTATATAAACCACCCATATCTTTTCATTTCCTCATCGATTTCATTTGTGAAATCAGAAACATGGTGAAATCGAAGGGTTGAAAAGAGTTCGAGAGAGACGCAAAACTACTTGTGGCTGCAGCCAAAtacaagagagaaaatatttatctcATTGCAGAGGAAATGAATATGACTAGGGGTTTGATCGTCAAATATTATGTGCCTTGGAGCAAGTATCTCCAAGCATTTGCCCTAAAACCGAACACCTCACATTTACAatcaatatgaaaatatatgacGAGGATTttttcatatacaaaaattatttcttaGAATTTAAGTTGGAAAAAAtctcttctcattctcttatAGTCATCTTATTAATTCTTCAcaaacaatatgaaaatatatgatgagattttttttatgagcgttagcaaaaaaaactttaggCCAATATGAAAAATTAATTGCATTAGCTACGAGATTACAGCTAACATCAGTAACAGAGAAGTTTGATGTCTTCAATTTGAGCCTATAATTTTTGctattttcaattatatttttctctggttttacttatgttttgcttactatttgtttatcttttaaatatataaaattattaataaaattaaataaaatcagtaaaaattGGTAcgtttattttatatacaatttaaggaaaatttaattattttgaataacaaTTAGGTTTTATTATGTTATCCATATTAGGAAAAGGGGATGAGAAAGGAATAGTACATTTAACCAATTAACTTTTGGCATACAGTAGATTCATATTTCATTTCAATTCTAATTGAAAACACTGAACAATTTTGGCGTAATTTTAGATTTCACAATTTATGGAAAGATGTAAGATAACTTCCTTCTTATTATCTTGTTAGTTTTAAAGCTTGTCAATAAGGTTTTCGCCATACTGTCTGATTACACAACGATTTTCAACTAATTGTTTTGCAAACATTTCAGTGGTTTTTGCAAACgaaaaaaactccaaatcttTATCAGCTTATTTTACACAAATGAAACTGAATAACAACGATTTCAACAACACACAAGAAAGCTTAAAACATACAAGAAATCTCTCATGATTCCCACTTGGTTCTCAACTTATCAACATGCTTAAACTCAAATGTCAACACTAAACTCTTATCCTTTCTCCTCAATTCAAAGCTCTCCACCAACACATAACATCTATAACTCTTCCAATTCGAACCGCCTCCATTAAATCTCTCAGATTTCTTAACCACTGCTCTTTGCGGTTCAATCTTCCACCCGAATCTCTCCTCTTCCCATTTCATCCTCTCCATGACCACAGATCTCAAACCTATCCTCTTCTCTGC
This sequence is a window from Arabidopsis thaliana chromosome 1 sequence. Protein-coding genes within it:
- a CDS encoding Protein phosphatase 2A regulatory B subunit family protein (Protein phosphatase 2A regulatory B subunit family protein; FUNCTIONS IN: protein phosphatase type 2A regulator activity; INVOLVED IN: signal transduction; LOCATED IN: peroxisome, protein phosphatase type 2A complex; EXPRESSED IN: 21 plant structures; EXPRESSED DURING: 12 growth stages; CONTAINS InterPro DOMAIN/s: Protein phosphatase 2A, regulatory B subunit, B56 (InterPro:IPR002554); BEST Arabidopsis thaliana protein match is: Protein phosphatase 2A regulatory B subunit family protein (TAIR:AT3G26020.2); Has 35333 Blast hits to 34131 proteins in 2444 species: Archae - 798; Bacteria - 22429; Metazoa - 974; Fungi - 991; Plants - 531; Viruses - 0; Other Eukaryotes - 9610 (source: NCBI BLink).); protein product: MWKQILSKLPKKSSSKNHSSSSSSTSKSSDNGASKSGNSQTQNAPPVKPSADSGFKEGNLKGNGNGFTPYEALPGFKDVPNAEKQNLFVRKLSLCCVVFDFSDPTKNVKEKDIKRQTLLELVDYVASPNGKFSETVIQEVVRMVSVNIFRTLNPQPRENKVIDALDLEEEEPSMDPTWPHLQLVYEILLRLIASPETDTKLAKKYIDQSFVSRLLDLFDSEDPRERDCLKTVLHRIYGKFMVHRPFIRKSINNIFYRFVFETEKHNGIAEFLEILGSIINGFALPLKDEHKVFLVRALVPLHKPKSLQMYHQQLSYCITQFVEKDCKLADTVIRGLLKSWPVTNSSKEVMFLNELEEVLEATQPPEFQRCMVPLFRQVARCLNSLHFQVAERALFLWNNDHIENLIMQNRKVILPIIFPALERNTQKHWNQAVHSLTLNVQKIFNDIDAELFKDCLAKFREDESKEAEIGAKREATWKRLEEIGNQKQKSSL